The following coding sequences are from one Onychomys torridus chromosome 16, mOncTor1.1, whole genome shotgun sequence window:
- the Ankrd54 gene encoding ankyrin repeat domain-containing protein 54 — MAATGGGADDESRSGRSSSDGECAVAPEPLAEAGGLFSFADLGAALGGGAGLPGRAAGRAQSPLRYLQVLWQQDPEPRDELRCKIPAGRLRRAARPHRRLGPTGKEVHALKRLRDSANANDVETVQQLLEDGTDPCAADDKGRTALHFASCNGNDQIVQLLLDHGADPNQQDGLGNTPLHLAACTNHVPVITTLLRGGARVDALDRAGRTPLHLAKSKLNILQEGHSQCLEAVRLEVKQIIHMLREYLERLGRHEQRERLDDLCTRLQMTSTKEQVDEVTDLLASFTSLSLQMQSMEKR; from the exons ATGGCAGCCACCGGCGGGGGCGCGGATGACGAGTCCCGATCCGGCCGCTCGAGCTCCGATGGCGAGTGCGCTGTGGCGCCGGAGCCGCTGGCGGAAGCCGGAGGCCTGTTCTCCTTCGCAGACCTAGGCGCTGCGCTGGGCGGCGGCGCAGGCCTCCCGGGCCGGGCAGCCGGCAGGGCCCAGTCCCCGTTGCGCTACCTCCAGGTCCTGTGGCAGCAGGACCCCGAGCCCCGCGACGAACTGCGCTGCAAGATCCCCGCCGGGCGGCTGAGGCGCGCCGCCAGGCCCCACCGCCGGCTCGGACCCACGGGCAAGGAGGTGCACG ctctgaaGAGGCTGAGGGACTCGGCCAATGCCAATGACGTAGAAACAG TGCAGCAGCTGCTGGAAGATGGCACAGACCCCTGCGCCGCTGACGACAAGGGACGCACGGCCCTCCATTTTGCCTCCTGCAATGGCAATGACCAGATTG TACAGCTCCTCCTGGACCATGGGGCTGACCCCAACCAACAGGACGGCTTGGGCAACACACCACTGCACCTGG CGGCGTGCACCAACCATGTGCCTGTCATCACCACACTGCTTCGAGGAG GGGCCCGTGTGGATGCCCTGGATAGAGCTGGCCGCACACCCCTACACCTGGCCAAGTCAAAGCTGAACATCCTACAGGAGGGCCATTCCCAGTGCCTGGAGGCCGTCCGGCTGGAGGTGAAGCAG ATCATCCACATGCTCCGGGAGTACCTGGAGCGCCTGGGACGGCATGAACAGCGGGAACGGCTGGATGACCTCTGTACCCGTCTCCAGATGACAAGTACCAAAGAGCAG GTGGATGAAGTGACGGACCTCTTGGCCAGCTTCACCTCCCTCAGTCTGCAGATGCAGAGCATGGAGAAGAGGTAG